TTCCCTTcagctttaaacactgtgaaaaactgaaatgaaGGGAATATTGCATTTTGTAAAATAAGCCCAGTCAGTGCAAAATGAGTATCTGCTGGTTAATAGTCAGATCACAGTGGAGTCTCTTTGAAATAACCAATGTTTATGCCCTCTTAAACTTGTGAAAAAACAAATGATCTGCATAAaggcaaatgaacacacacatgcactgtgCACCTTCTGACCAGAAATGTAGGAGTTCTTATCAGTCCTTAAATGTTGAATTTGAGCTCTTCAGTGGCAAAACACCTAACTCCATATATAGCCTCCGACGGCCCCCGCAGTACACCCCCCAATAAACTAGGTTGATTACATAACCACAGCACCTTGTGCATCCTGTGTAACATGCTTAAGAACAGAATGGGGAAGTATCCCCcatttgttacaatatgatTGCCCAATACCATCTCAAACAAAGAACTAATTACTTCTCTACAACTGTATGCAAAGTTGTTGCCAAACAAAGCAGTGTCTGCTTGGGCATAAAATACTGAATGagtataaattaaaaaatacaactatgactttacatttaaaattacAACTACCACTTTACATTCAATAATAGAACTACCACTTTGTATTCAAAATTACAATTACTTATTTACTTTCAATAACACAACATTTATTCAATAATAAAATTTACATTCAATAATAAAACTACCACTTTATAGTCAAAATTACAATAACCACTGTACAAATAATAACACAACAACCactttacatttaataatacaaCTACCACTgtgcatttaataataaaactaccACTTTATAGTAAAAAATTAAACTTACAACTTTACATTTAGTAACACAACTACCACTTTGGATTGAACTGTACAACTGCCACTTTACATTCAATAATATAACTACCACTTTACATTCAATAACACAACTACCACTTTACATTTCATAATACAACTACCACTTTATAGTAAAAATTACACTTACCACTTTATATTTAGTAGCACAACTACCACTTTACATTCTAAAATAAAACTACCACTTTATAGTCAAAATTACAATTACCACTTTACATTTAGTAACACAACTACCACTTTGCATTTAATAATACAACTACCACTTTATAGTAAAAATTACAATTACCACTTTACATTTAGGAACACAACTACCACTTTTACATTCAATAACACAACTATTAGTTTAGATTTAATAACACAACTACTAATTTACATTCAATAATACAAATACCACTTTGCATTCAATAACACAACTAGCATTTTGCATTCAATAACACAACTAGCATTTTGCATTCAATAACACAACTAGCATTTTGCATTCAATAACACAACTAgcattttaaattaaacaatAGAACTACCACTTTACATTCAATAATAGAACTACCACTTTACATTCAATAACACAACTAGCATTTTACATTCAATAATACAACTAGCATTTTGCATGTAAAGTGGTAATCGTAATTTTGACTATGAAGTGGGACCTGTATTATTGAATGTAAAGTGGTAGTTGTGTTATTGAATGTAAAGTGGTAGTTGTGTTATTGAATTTAAACAGATAGTTGTGTTATTGAATGTAAAGTGATGGTTGTGTTATTGAATGTAAAGTGATGGTTGTGTTATTAAATGTAAAGTGGTGGTTGTGTTATTGAATGTAAAATGGTAGTTGTATTATTAAATAACACAACCATCACTTTACATTCAATAACACAACTATCTGTTTAAATTCAATAACACAACTATCagtttacatttaataatacaaCAATCAATTTATATTCAATAATACAACTATCAGTTTACATTCAAAAATACAACTACCACTTTACATTCAATAATACAGGTCCCACTTCATAGTCAAAATTACAATTACCACTTTATAGTCAAAATTAAAATGACCACTTTATAGTCAAAATTAAAATGACcactttacatttaaaaacacaactaCCACTTTACATTCAATAATACAACTACCACTTTATAGTCAAAATTATACTTACCACTTTATATTTAGTAGCACAACTACCACTTTACATTCTAAAATAAAACTACCACTTTATAGTCAAAATTACAATTACCACTTTACATTTAGTAACACAACTACCACTTTGCATTTAATAATACAACTACCACTTTATAGTAAAAATTACAACTACCACTTTACATTCAATAACACAACTACCACTTTACATTCAATAACACAACTACCACTTTACATTCAATAACACAACTATTAGTTTAGATTTAATAACACAACTACTAATTTACATTCAACAATACAAATACCACTTTGCATTCAATAACACAACTAGCCTTTTGCATTCAATAACACAACTAgcattttacattaaacaaCAGAACTACCACTTTACATTCAATAATAGAACTACCACTTTACATTCAATAATAGAACTACCACTTTACATTCAATAACACAACTAGCATTTTGCATTCAATAACACAACTACCATTTTACATTCAATAATACAACTACCACTTTGCATTCAATAATACAACTAGCATTTTGCATTCAATAATACAACTAGAATTTTGCATTTAATAATACAACTACCATTTTACATTCAATAACACAACCACCACTTTACATTTAATAACACAACCATCACTTTACATTCAATAACACAACTATCTGTTTAAATTCAATAACTATCagtttacatttaataatacaaCAATCAATTTATATTCAATTATACAACTATCAGTTTACATTCAATAATACAACTACCACTTTACATTCAATTACACAACTACCACTTTACATTCAATAATACAGGTCCCACTTCATAGTCAAAATTACAATTACcactttacatttaaaaacacaactaCCACTTTACATTCAATAATACAGGTCCCACTTCATAATCAAAATTACAATTACCACTTTATAGTCAAAATTAAAATGACcactttacatttaaaaacacaactaCCACTTTACATTCAATAACACAACTATCTgtttaaatttaataacacaacTATCTgtttaaatttaataacacaacTATCAGTTTACATTCAATAATACAACTACCATTTTACATTCAGTAACACAACCACAACTTTACATTTAATAACACAACCATCACTTTACATTCAATAACACAACTATCTgtttaaatttaataacacaacTATCTgtttaaatttaataacacaacTATCAGTTTACATTCAATAATACAACTATCAGTTTACATTCAATAATACAACTACCACTTTACATTCAATTACACAACTACCACTTTACATTCAATAATACAGGTCCCACTTCATAGTCAAAATTACAATGACcactttacatttaaaaaacacaactACCACTTTATAGTCAAAATTACAATTACcactttacatttaaaaaccACAACTACCactttacatttaataatagaACTACCACTTTATAGTCAAAATTACAATCACcactttacatttaaaaaacacaactaccactttacatttaataatacaaCTATCAATAAAGTTTTAACAGTTTTCATACCACATAGATTTTTATAGCCTGAGCAGGATAAATGTGCAAAAAGAAATTCCACAATTTCAGTTTCAGTATCACCTAcatccttaaaaataaaggtttcttTACAGCCTTTACaaagggttatttaagcaatgccacagaaaaacaacttttggttctgtaaaggACCATGTTTGTGCTCAACTACACTGTCACACAAGAGCCACAGTCATATATAGCTATAGTCCGCTATACTGACTGAGAATGACATTAAGCAGGGGTTGCCCCATCATCCTGTTTTCTTTGCAATTACATTTGAAGTGGGTTTCATTTCACAGAATGTACTGCACTCATCAGGAAAACCCTCTGATGTTGCTCTTTTACATATATGTTATGTTCCTATCCACGtcaagtcacacacacatacacacacacacatggtgagCACAAAATAAGCCAGTCACTCAcataattgtaaaaaaaaactaaatgtactttttataataataataataataaaaaaataataatatatacagtgCGTATTTAAAAGCAGCTCGACGTAGGACGTTTAAAAGACAGACAACATTCATTTGTAAGGCCCTGtcacatccaaaaaaaaaaaccaaaaacaagcTCAGCCTTGATCAACATCAGCATCACTTTTAACAAGTGATGTCACTACTCTTAATTACGACCCACACACTTTTCAGGTAgttacagaacagaacagaaccatGACCAAAAACATGAATTGGGGACAACTGTATTGtatgtatgatttttttgtatttatttcattttcatgaATGGTACATTTCAGTTTGTTGACCAACTTCAATAGTTTGTATCATgactataactatatatatcAGACTTTACTATGAAAGACAATCCATTTTCAGTGTTTACATCTCGGCATATACCCTTACAGAACAACTCACAGAAATCAATCTTGACAATTTTCATTATGCAAGttttatacactgtaaaaagtctGTGGGCCCTATGTTAGCGATCTAGagtgttggcggggtgtaagatagcaatgagcatcgaaATGCGCCTTGTGCAGGGTATAAGATAGGGccctgtatatataatatatagagatGCACATTATATGCAGACATAAGACACCACAGCACAAAAAAGTACATCAACAAAAACAGCACCAGTGACTAAAATAGGCAATCTACAAGACTTTCCAGGACATCTTTTCCCTATGTTTTCATGACTGGGAGTGCAAGTCTTCTGTTTTTCCCTAAGACGAATTGGAACACTGAAATTGTGCTAGAAAGCATAATAGATCTCACTTTCTCAGGGTTTTCTCAGAGTTATTTGATTCCATCCTTTTTAAGTGAGGTTGTGTCTGGTTAGAGTTATTACAGAGTTAATTGTGGTGGTTTTACGGCCTTGGAACATGTATTTTCaggaatgtgtgctgatcagccataatattaacccccccccccctctctaaTATAGTGTAGGtcccaccaaaacagctcacaTGTTGTCCTTCCTTAAAGCACTTTTTGTAGGTATTGACCACtacatactgggaacaccccacaagacctgcttgatgttttagggaatgttctgacccagactGTCCTCTAGCCATTACAATGtgactcttgtcaaagtgtctcaaaaTTCTTATGCATTTTTCCTGCGTCCAACATATTACCTTCATGAACTGACTAATAGGTATATCCTACCCATTAAAAGGTGccactgtaacaagaaaaaaacatggtaTTTACTTTCCCCATTAGTGGTTTCAATGTTATGACTGAGTGACATAAAATGGCTTTGTTGTAGAGAAATCTGAGATGCTGCAATgagccatttcacaccaaaccactttgAGTCATTTTATTTAGGCATCAGTGAAGGATATTTATAACCATTCATAATGAAAATGGGTGGAATTGTACTTGCTGCCAGTACATTTGGAGTAAAGGTTGTTTTCTTAATACAAAAATTGTTTAGTAATACGCAGAATGAAAAGAATTCCTGTTTTCTTCAAGCAGTAGATTAAAGTTTGCCGTCCTCAGAGTTAGTAACAGCTGTCCCTCGGATTCTGTGCTTGCTCTCTTCCTCAATCGCATTCTCGATCTTCGACAGAACCCCGTAACACTGCATCTTAAAGTCCTTCCCCATGAAGGCATAAAGAAAGGGGTTCAGGCAGCTGTTGGCGCTGGAAAGAGTGATGGCAAACACAGAGGCAGTGGGGAGAAAACTCTCATAGTTTTGTTCATTTAGTCTCATCAGAGCAAAAGTGTGATAAGGCAGCCAGCAGATCAAGAAAGCAGCGATCAGCACCGTCATGATCTTGAAGGGCTTTTTGGATTTGGCCATTTGGCTGGACTTCAGCTTTTGTATGATGACGACATAACAGAGGATGATGATCAAAAAGGGGATCACgaagccaaaaaagaaagtgaacgCCACATCGGCTCGGCGCTCCTGATCAGTCTTGTAACTGGGGTAACAAATCTTCCTCTCATAGTGGTAAGCATGCCGAAAGAACCGAACCAAGGCCGATGGTGTGCTGAGCACTGCCGAGATGATCCAGGCTAGCACTACGACCACTGAGGCCTTCTTTGCGGTGCGGTGGTTCTGCGACCACACAGGAAACATAACCACCACACAGCGGTCCACGCTGATGACGACGAGGAGGAAGATGCTGTTAAACATGTTGAGGGACATGTTAAAATCCATGAACCTGCACATGAAGAGCCCGAAGACCCAGCAGTTTTTGATCATATATATGACAAAGAAGGGCAAGGAGGAGCATAAGATGAAGTCAGACACGGCCAGGCTCAGGTACCAGGTGGTGTTGACAGACCTCTTCAGCTTAAACCCTGCGATCCAGATCACCAGACCGTTTCCAGCCACGCccaagatgaagatgatggaaTTCGCTACTGCATAGAAAATGCATAAGGCCTCCCTGCAGGATTGTTGCGTCACATTTGAGGTGTTATATGCAGACGTCACTGGAGTTGAAGTCATTATGCTTCTTGATTCTGTGAAGCAAGCAAAACAAAATAGTGTCAATAGGGTGTCGGATTAACAGGCTTGCTTTGTGACCATATCCTGTGACAGTATACAGGATGAGCACTCCCCAACTTTCATGTCGTTTATCGTAGAATATGTGACATTAAACTGTCCTAAACTCCTAAACATGCCAAAGTTGccttaaagggttctttcagCCA
This Salminus brasiliensis chromosome 20, fSalBra1.hap2, whole genome shotgun sequence DNA region includes the following protein-coding sequences:
- the LOC140542039 gene encoding chemerin-like receptor 1, which encodes MTSTPVTSAYNTSNVTQQSCREALCIFYAVANSIIFILGVAGNGLVIWIAGFKLKRSVNTTWYLSLAVSDFILCSSLPFFVIYMIKNCWVFGLFMCRFMDFNMSLNMFNSIFLLVVISVDRCVVVMFPVWSQNHRTAKKASVVVVLAWIISAVLSTPSALVRFFRHAYHYERKICYPSYKTDQERRADVAFTFFFGFVIPFLIIILCYVVIIQKLKSSQMAKSKKPFKIMTVLIAAFLICWLPYHTFALMRLNEQNYESFLPTASVFAITLSSANSCLNPFLYAFMGKDFKMQCYGVLSKIENAIEEESKHRIRGTAVTNSEDGKL